A region of Colletotrichum higginsianum IMI 349063 chromosome 10, whole genome shotgun sequence DNA encodes the following proteins:
- a CDS encoding Galactosyl transferase gma12 mnn10 family protein encodes MNRPKLLQVLVSPLAIKVFVFIVLLLTAVRTLMLYNDTTTTTRIDHVTSSHPPNHREHHCLPPTPSDVLAQFEALKSACPNHPTPEGAAVRVTTATAHFGKVEKHYQDALQTHVMHTMLHGQKLEVMCSPLVDDLWNKPAFLLSMLLDEMLKPRRERAEWIFWVDRDTIILDQCRPASSFLPPSRTDGAAATNNGEGEKDGGGGKAPDDQVQLLATKDWNGLNNGVFLLRVGQWAVELFSAVLAFRHYRPDVELPFTEQSAMGFLIGEPEFERGVRFVPQTWFNAYPGGNASAFLEREDEAGLADYQARRGDFLVHFAGVGGRGEAMGDWVGMLQRNGSSLAAETWRTQRNASRAIMEFWGDSAS; translated from the coding sequence ATGAATCGTCCGAAGCTTCTGCAGGTCTTGGTGTCCCCTCTGGCCATCAAAGTCTTCGTGTTCATCGTTCTACTATTGACCGCTGTCCGAACCCTGATGCTATACAACGACACCACGACAACGACTCGAATCGACCACGTCACCTCTTCCCACCCGCCGAACCACAGAGAACACCATTGTCTACCGCCCACTCCCTCCGATGTGCTGGCGCAGTTCGAGGCCCTCAAGTCGGCGTGCCCAAACCACCCGACACCCGAGGGggccgccgtccgcgtcACCACCGCGACGGCGCACTtcggcaaggtcgagaaACACTACCAGGACGCGCTGCAGACGCACGTCATGCACACGATGCTCCACGGCCAGAAGCTCGAGGTCATGTGCTCgccgctcgtcgacgacctctgGAACAAGCCGGCGTTCCTCCTGTCCATGCTGCTGGACGAGATGCTGAAGCCGCGCCGGGAGCGGGCGGAGTGGATCTTCTGGGTCGACCGCGATaccatcatcctcgaccaGTGCCGGCCGGCTTCCAGCTTCCTGCCCCCGAGCCGGaccgatggcgccgccgccaccaataacggagagggagagaaagacggcggcggggggaaGGCGCCGGACGACCAGGTGCAGCTCCTGGCCACCAAGGACTGGAACGGGCTGAACAACGGCGTCTTCCTGCTCCGGGTCGGGCAGTGGGCCGTCGAGCTCTTCagcgccgtcctcgccttcCGGCACTACCGGCCGGACGTCGAGCTGCCGTTCACGGAGCAGAGCGCGATGGGGTTCCTCATCGGGGAGCCCGAGTTCGAGAGGGGCGTGCGGTTCGTGCCGCAGACGTGGTTCAACGCGTACCCGGGCGGCAACGCGAGCGCGTTCCTCGAgcgggaggacgaggccgggcTGGCGGACTACCAGGCGCGGCGGGGGGACTTTTTGGTGCACTTCGCGGGCGTCGGGGGCCGGGGGGAGGCCATGGGCGACTGGGTGGGCATGCTGCAGAGGAACGGAAGCTCgctggcggccgagacgtGGCGGACGCAGAGGAATGCCTCGAGGGCGATTATGGAGTTTTGGGGAGATTCAGCTTCgtga